A window from Desulfovibrio sp. Fe33 encodes these proteins:
- a CDS encoding FliH/SctL family protein translates to MSLSKHQAHRPRMTGKVVVGMNTPGPDEMTIQELEGKRQLVWDESTNEEYLARVREKARDAAKEIKMLAELEAEALRATARHEGFAAGMAEAQEFVDQHIRDISAKAEALFAQLGAQGGNIYEARRKDVTRLIRLALRKTLKVELDEKRSEALQALMTQALERIESQRRIEIRCNPEEAAELDEFVKTIQDRNPSLQYWTVKGDPSIEMGGVVIEADEGKVDNTVDTRWKSVEPLFDQLAEQITSGNGE, encoded by the coding sequence ATGTCTTTATCTAAGCACCAGGCGCATCGCCCCCGCATGACGGGCAAGGTCGTGGTCGGCATGAACACGCCCGGCCCGGACGAAATGACCATCCAGGAGCTGGAGGGCAAACGCCAGCTCGTGTGGGACGAGTCCACCAACGAGGAATATCTGGCCCGGGTACGTGAGAAGGCCCGTGACGCGGCCAAAGAAATCAAGATGCTGGCGGAGCTTGAGGCCGAAGCGTTGCGCGCCACGGCCCGGCACGAAGGATTTGCGGCGGGCATGGCCGAAGCCCAGGAATTCGTGGACCAGCACATCAGGGACATCTCGGCCAAGGCCGAGGCCCTGTTCGCCCAGCTCGGAGCCCAGGGCGGCAACATCTACGAGGCCCGGCGAAAGGACGTCACCCGGCTTATCAGGCTGGCGCTGCGCAAAACCCTCAAGGTCGAGTTGGACGAGAAACGGTCCGAGGCCCTTCAGGCACTCATGACCCAAGCCCTGGAACGCATTGAGTCCCAGCGCCGCATCGAAATCCGCTGCAACCCGGAGGAGGCAGCAGAGCTTGACGAGTTCGTCAAGACCATCCAGGACCGCAATCCCTCCCTTCAATACTGGACCGTCAAGGGCGACCCCTCCATCGAGATGGGCGGCGTGGTCATCGAGGCCGACGAAGGCAAGGTGGACAACACCGTGGACACCCGCTGGAAGAGCGTGGAACCCCTCTTCGACCAGTTGGCCGAGCAGATTACATCCGGAAACGGGGAATAG
- a CDS encoding FliI/YscN family ATPase, protein MDADSKLALLEELDPCQTFGKVTKVVGLIAEGRGIKAPLGSVCYLLPSGHDPIPAEVVGFRDGACLFMPYSDMRGIGPGSLIQNAATPPHIPVGKAMLGRAVDAFGQPLDGKGPFHAEAFAPLHREPPNPLERPRIDKPLDVGIRSVNALLTLGKGQRVGIMAGSGVGKSTTMGMMARYTKADINVIALVGERGREVVEFIERDLGPEGMARSVLVVATSDKSPLIRMRAAYAATAIAEFFRDQGKDVLLMMDSVTRFAMAGREVGLAAGEPPTRGGYTPSVFAHLPQLLERAGKNRKGSITGVYTVLVDGDDFTEPIADSTRSILDGHIVLTRELADMGHYPAIDVLKSISRLRSDITTKQAQADGRTLLRHMATFKRVEDMVNIGAYQKGANAEVDRAIAMVGPINRFLRQLVDEQETLDGAFKAMHELVADEAETAQPTPSQAKTNSRQQLKKVNRKNGPAPANIKMKVR, encoded by the coding sequence ATGGACGCGGACTCGAAGCTCGCCCTTCTCGAAGAGCTCGATCCCTGCCAGACCTTCGGCAAGGTCACCAAGGTGGTCGGCCTCATCGCGGAAGGACGGGGCATCAAGGCCCCCCTCGGCTCGGTCTGTTATCTCCTGCCGTCCGGGCACGATCCCATCCCGGCCGAAGTGGTCGGATTCCGCGACGGCGCGTGCCTGTTCATGCCCTACTCGGACATGCGCGGCATCGGTCCCGGCTCCCTGATCCAGAACGCGGCCACCCCGCCGCACATCCCCGTGGGCAAGGCCATGCTCGGCCGCGCCGTGGACGCCTTCGGGCAGCCGCTCGACGGCAAAGGGCCGTTTCACGCCGAGGCGTTCGCCCCTCTGCACCGCGAGCCGCCCAACCCCCTGGAACGCCCGCGCATCGACAAGCCCCTCGACGTGGGCATCCGCTCGGTGAACGCACTTTTGACGCTCGGCAAGGGGCAGCGCGTCGGCATCATGGCCGGTTCCGGCGTGGGCAAATCCACGACCATGGGCATGATGGCCCGGTACACCAAGGCGGACATCAACGTCATAGCCCTGGTCGGTGAGCGCGGCCGCGAGGTGGTGGAATTCATTGAGCGCGACCTCGGCCCCGAGGGCATGGCCCGCAGCGTGCTCGTGGTGGCCACCTCGGACAAGAGCCCGCTCATCCGAATGCGAGCGGCCTACGCCGCAACGGCCATCGCAGAATTTTTCCGGGACCAGGGCAAGGACGTGCTGCTGATGATGGACTCGGTCACGCGTTTCGCCATGGCGGGCCGCGAGGTCGGCCTGGCCGCGGGCGAACCGCCCACGCGCGGCGGCTACACCCCGTCCGTCTTCGCCCACCTGCCCCAGCTTCTGGAACGCGCGGGCAAGAACCGCAAGGGGTCCATCACCGGCGTCTACACGGTCCTGGTGGATGGCGACGACTTCACCGAACCCATTGCGGACTCCACCCGTTCCATCCTGGACGGCCACATCGTCCTGACCCGCGAGCTGGCCGACATGGGCCACTATCCGGCCATCGACGTGCTCAAGTCCATCAGCCGTCTGCGGAGCGACATCACCACCAAGCAGGCGCAGGCCGACGGGCGCACCCTGTTGCGGCACATGGCCACCTTCAAGCGGGTGGAAGACATGGTCAACATCGGGGCATACCAGAAGGGAGCCAATGCGGAAGTGGACAGGGCCATCGCCATGGTCGGTCCCATCAACCGATTCCTGCGTCAGCTCGTCGATGAACAGGAGACTCTGGACGGAGCCTTCAAGGCCATGCACGAGCTGGTGGCCGACGAGGCGGAGACCGCGCAGCCGACGCCTTCACAGGCCAAGACCAATTCGCGGCAGCAGCTCAAGAAGGTGAACCGCAAAAACGGTCCGGCTCCCGCCAACATCAAGATGAAAGTCCGCTAA
- a CDS encoding AsmA family protein, whose protein sequence is MGNFLKFGLIGLGVCLALFVVSALVFVAVFDPNNYKERISQAVLKETGRALTFEGDISLTFFPGLGVALGGLSLSNAEGFGPEPMASVSSARVTVRILPLFMGKIRFGQLVLDRPVLNLGRDEQGRANWDDLVGRKQADSGRGGGKDTFDLDVAGVSITGGGLTWDDRKAGTWFVLRGMDVTTGRVSRGGLFPVKVNVGFDCRNPDAKGTLSLEGQSSFDLAYREYGHMDMRVAVKAVGGSIPGGSVDGTLSFQFLALDFNKETAQVTGLECSAYGATLLADGTIRGITDTLSALTANLTLKPTNLRTLMTALGANTPNTADPEALTKVGGTGRVDFETGRLRLEDVELSVDGTRIVGSGEVTRGGKWPRWVAHVDAGDLDLDRYLPPDHAEKGAVSQERAKSGLLDDMILPAEILRRLDFDMDAKAARLKVGGMNYSDVSVTAKGKNGVLTIDPLSASAYGGNIKLSFSADAGKGTPVVASDLHVERLDVAGVSEDLTGKADYAGVADFTSSLKAQGERMRDLLSTLGGKLSFSLADGVFPGVDLVRMARTTASDKDGKGTVEAEQTDSTKFGSITGTGTVADGVISNSDLEVKAPGLRADGHGALSLVTRQIDYIVKAKLVPTASGQGGKSSHELVGVMVPIRVTGTIDKPRYWVSVSEYVKSLGGVVIDTVGTVFGGMKNVVKGVGSALDKSCCEDEPESGAPERKKFLGIF, encoded by the coding sequence ATGGGCAACTTTTTGAAATTCGGACTGATCGGTCTGGGCGTCTGCCTGGCGTTGTTCGTTGTTTCCGCCCTGGTTTTCGTAGCTGTCTTTGATCCCAACAACTACAAGGAACGCATCAGCCAGGCCGTGCTCAAGGAGACCGGCCGAGCCCTGACGTTTGAAGGCGACATCAGCCTGACGTTTTTTCCCGGCCTGGGCGTTGCCTTGGGTGGGCTTTCCCTGAGCAATGCCGAAGGGTTCGGCCCCGAGCCCATGGCTTCGGTGAGTTCGGCTCGCGTGACCGTGCGTATCCTGCCCCTGTTTATGGGAAAGATCCGTTTCGGCCAGCTCGTGCTCGACAGGCCGGTCCTGAACCTCGGCCGAGACGAGCAGGGCCGGGCCAACTGGGACGATCTGGTGGGCCGCAAACAGGCCGACTCCGGGCGGGGAGGCGGCAAAGATACCTTCGATCTGGATGTGGCGGGCGTGAGCATAACCGGAGGCGGCCTGACCTGGGATGATCGGAAGGCGGGCACTTGGTTCGTCCTGCGAGGCATGGACGTGACTACCGGGCGCGTCAGCAGGGGCGGCCTTTTTCCCGTGAAGGTGAACGTCGGCTTTGACTGCCGGAATCCCGACGCCAAGGGAACCTTGAGTCTTGAAGGACAATCCTCCTTTGATCTTGCCTATCGCGAATACGGCCACATGGACATGCGCGTGGCGGTCAAGGCCGTAGGCGGCTCCATACCCGGCGGGAGCGTGGACGGCACCTTGTCCTTTCAATTCCTGGCCCTCGATTTCAACAAGGAGACCGCCCAGGTGACGGGTCTCGAATGCTCGGCCTACGGGGCGACCCTGCTTGCCGACGGCACCATCAGGGGGATTACGGATACGTTGTCGGCGCTTACCGCCAACCTCACGTTGAAGCCGACGAACCTGCGGACCTTGATGACCGCTCTGGGGGCCAACACGCCGAATACGGCCGATCCCGAGGCCCTGACCAAGGTGGGCGGGACGGGGCGGGTGGATTTCGAGACCGGACGGCTGAGGCTGGAGGACGTGGAGCTTTCGGTGGACGGGACCCGCATAGTGGGAAGCGGGGAGGTGACGCGAGGCGGCAAGTGGCCCCGCTGGGTGGCGCACGTGGATGCGGGAGACCTTGATCTGGACCGCTATTTGCCCCCGGACCACGCGGAAAAGGGGGCCGTGTCCCAGGAGCGGGCCAAGTCCGGTCTGTTGGACGACATGATCCTGCCCGCGGAAATCCTGCGGCGGCTGGATTTCGATATGGACGCCAAGGCTGCCCGGCTCAAGGTCGGCGGAATGAATTACAGCGATGTGTCGGTGACGGCCAAGGGCAAGAACGGGGTGCTGACCATTGATCCCCTTTCGGCCTCGGCTTATGGCGGAAATATCAAGCTTTCTTTTTCGGCGGACGCGGGCAAGGGAACGCCGGTGGTCGCGTCCGACCTGCATGTGGAGCGGCTTGACGTGGCCGGAGTGTCCGAGGACCTGACCGGCAAGGCCGATTATGCCGGTGTTGCGGATTTTACGTCGAGTTTGAAGGCGCAGGGCGAGCGGATGCGTGATCTGCTCTCCACCCTGGGCGGCAAGCTTTCCTTCAGTCTGGCCGATGGCGTATTCCCCGGCGTTGACCTTGTGCGCATGGCCCGGACCACCGCGTCGGACAAGGACGGGAAGGGGACGGTGGAGGCTGAGCAGACCGACTCCACCAAATTCGGCTCCATCACCGGCACCGGCACCGTCGCCGATGGCGTGATCTCCAACAGCGATCTTGAGGTCAAGGCTCCCGGGCTTCGCGCCGACGGGCACGGGGCTCTCTCCCTGGTCACGCGGCAGATCGATTACATCGTCAAGGCCAAGCTCGTTCCCACGGCTTCGGGGCAGGGCGGCAAGTCGTCCCATGAACTTGTCGGCGTCATGGTTCCCATCCGCGTGACCGGGACCATCGACAAGCCCCGGTATTGGGTTTCTGTCTCAGAGTACGTGAAATCCCTCGGCGGGGTGGTGATCGACACCGTGGGCACGGTTTTCGGCGGGATGAAGAATGTGGTCAAGGGCGTAGGCTCCGCCCTGGACAAGTCGTGCTGCGAGGACGAACCCGAGTCCGGCGCGCCGGAGCGGAAGAAATTCCTCGGGATATTTTAG
- a CDS encoding MerR family transcriptional regulator, translated as MEDLRDFKRYKIGQAAKEIGVKTYVLRFWEGEFDEIDPIRTESGQRLYTEEHLEIIREIKRLLYDEGLTIDGAKKKLRSREQAHILAEVRDELLAIRNLLRR; from the coding sequence ATGGAAGATTTGCGGGACTTCAAGCGGTACAAGATCGGGCAGGCCGCCAAGGAGATAGGGGTCAAGACCTACGTACTCCGCTTTTGGGAAGGGGAGTTCGATGAGATCGATCCCATTCGGACCGAGAGCGGCCAACGGCTGTACACCGAGGAGCACCTGGAAATCATTCGCGAGATAAAAAGGCTTCTCTACGACGAGGGGCTGACCATCGACGGGGCCAAGAAAAAACTGCGCAGCCGCGAACAGGCCCATATTCTGGCCGAGGTGCGCGACGAACTGCTGGCCATCCGGAATCTTCTGAGACGCTAG
- the pheT gene encoding phenylalanine--tRNA ligase subunit beta: MLVSLNWLREFVPYEGDIQVLGDKLTMLGLELDGIIDPFESIQDIVVGHVVERETHPESDHLSVCTVDVGGPETLTIVCGAPNVGKGQKVPVAMVGTTMPDGMKIKKAKLRGVKSMGMICSERELGLSEDHEGIWVLDDSFKVGDKLVDALNLERVVFDFDITPNRADCLSILGFARETALAFDLPLTLPELNLVEGGGNASDEVKIVIDDPELCPAYHARLIKGVQTRKAPDWMRFKLLALGQRPISNIVDVTNYIMFELGQPLHSFDLDLIEKATIRVAPATDGMKFTTLDNMERTLTAHDLLIWDGVKPVALAGVMGGLNSEMGAGSSNVLLEAAVFRPGTVRKTARRLSLPSEASYRFERGVDQVMTRFAQDRAAQLMAETSGGTVVSGVATAEPCPWQDRTHGYRHKRCMSLLGLDLEPEFAKKVFVLEGCTVNDADPDNWTVSSPSHRLDLEREVDLYEEVGRVYGLDRIPAVLPKVAKSLEGADGTPVYDFIKRVKFWGRGVGLNEAINYSFTGSDDLDRLDLPEEGRVFIANPLSEEQNVMRTELAPGLLNALKNNLAQGNNHIRLFEVAKQFVYDETSETETREQSRLAILLYGPRHAQEWPWTHGDVDYLDIKGLVEHLLADTLKLEAPVFTLSEGGHPYLEPCIQVSVAGQAVGLIGRVREEMADYYHARKDVWLADFNLDGLRDMADAHRISFRPLPVFPPSRRDVTVIGPVTLRADAIRDTILGADVDILESVELVAEFVPEGHEEERNLSFRLTYRSPTKTLKDKQVDKEHQKILEALEKSLPIRF; encoded by the coding sequence ATGTTAGTTAGCTTGAATTGGTTGCGTGAATTTGTTCCCTACGAGGGAGATATCCAGGTTCTCGGGGACAAGCTGACCATGCTCGGACTGGAGCTGGACGGCATCATCGATCCCTTTGAATCTATCCAGGACATCGTGGTCGGCCATGTCGTCGAGCGCGAAACCCATCCTGAATCCGACCACCTGTCGGTATGCACCGTGGACGTCGGCGGCCCCGAGACCCTGACCATCGTGTGCGGCGCGCCCAACGTGGGCAAGGGCCAGAAGGTTCCTGTCGCCATGGTGGGCACGACCATGCCCGACGGCATGAAGATCAAGAAGGCCAAGCTTCGCGGCGTCAAGTCCATGGGCATGATCTGCTCCGAGCGCGAGCTGGGGCTTTCCGAGGACCATGAAGGCATTTGGGTGCTCGACGATTCGTTCAAGGTGGGCGACAAGCTGGTGGACGCCCTGAATCTCGAACGGGTGGTCTTTGATTTCGACATTACTCCCAACCGCGCGGATTGTCTTTCCATTCTCGGTTTCGCCCGCGAGACGGCACTTGCCTTCGATCTGCCGCTGACTCTGCCTGAGCTGAATCTTGTCGAAGGGGGCGGCAACGCTTCCGACGAAGTCAAGATCGTCATCGACGATCCCGAGCTGTGTCCGGCCTACCACGCCCGGCTCATCAAGGGCGTGCAGACCCGCAAGGCCCCGGACTGGATGCGTTTCAAGCTCCTTGCCCTGGGGCAGCGTCCCATTTCCAACATCGTCGACGTCACCAACTACATCATGTTTGAACTGGGCCAGCCGCTGCATTCCTTCGATCTCGACCTGATCGAGAAGGCGACCATCCGCGTGGCTCCCGCCACGGACGGCATGAAGTTCACCACCCTGGACAACATGGAGCGGACTCTTACCGCTCACGATCTGCTCATCTGGGACGGCGTCAAGCCCGTCGCCCTGGCGGGCGTTATGGGCGGCCTGAATTCCGAGATGGGCGCCGGGTCGAGCAACGTTCTGCTCGAAGCCGCCGTGTTCCGTCCCGGCACGGTTCGCAAAACCGCCCGCAGGCTGTCCCTGCCTTCCGAAGCGTCCTACCGCTTCGAGCGCGGTGTCGACCAGGTCATGACCCGTTTCGCCCAAGATCGCGCCGCTCAGCTCATGGCCGAGACCTCCGGCGGCACGGTTGTTTCCGGTGTCGCCACCGCCGAGCCCTGCCCGTGGCAGGACCGTACCCACGGCTACCGCCACAAGCGGTGCATGTCCCTGCTCGGCCTGGACCTGGAGCCGGAATTCGCCAAGAAGGTTTTTGTGCTCGAAGGGTGCACGGTCAACGACGCCGATCCGGACAACTGGACCGTTTCGTCTCCGTCCCATCGCCTCGACCTCGAACGGGAAGTGGACTTGTACGAGGAAGTGGGCCGCGTTTATGGCCTTGACCGCATTCCGGCGGTGCTGCCCAAAGTTGCCAAGTCCCTTGAGGGCGCGGACGGGACCCCGGTGTACGATTTCATCAAGCGCGTCAAATTCTGGGGGCGCGGCGTTGGGCTGAACGAGGCCATCAACTACAGCTTCACAGGCTCCGACGATCTCGACCGGCTCGACCTTCCCGAAGAGGGCCGGGTTTTCATCGCCAACCCCCTGTCCGAGGAACAGAACGTCATGCGCACCGAGCTGGCCCCGGGTCTGCTGAATGCGCTCAAGAACAATCTGGCCCAGGGCAACAATCACATCCGTCTGTTCGAGGTCGCCAAGCAGTTCGTGTACGACGAGACCTCCGAGACCGAAACCCGTGAGCAGTCCCGTCTGGCCATTCTGCTTTACGGCCCCCGCCATGCGCAGGAGTGGCCGTGGACTCACGGTGATGTGGACTATCTGGATATCAAGGGCCTGGTTGAGCATCTGCTCGCCGACACCCTCAAGCTCGAAGCCCCGGTCTTTACCCTTTCCGAAGGGGGGCATCCCTACCTCGAGCCCTGCATTCAGGTGAGCGTGGCCGGTCAGGCCGTGGGGCTCATCGGCCGGGTCCGTGAGGAGATGGCTGATTACTACCATGCCCGCAAAGACGTTTGGCTGGCCGATTTCAACCTGGACGGCCTGCGCGACATGGCCGACGCCCACCGGATCAGCTTCCGGCCGCTGCCGGTCTTCCCGCCCAGCCGCCGGGACGTCACCGTCATCGGCCCTGTGACCCTGCGCGCCGACGCCATCCGCGACACCATCCTCGGCGCGGATGTGGATATCCTCGAATCCGTCGAGCTGGTGGCCGAGTTCGTGCCCGAAGGACATGAGGAGGAACGCAATCTCTCCTTCCGGCTGACCTACCGTTCGCCCACCAAAACCCTCAAGGACAAGCAGGTCGACAAGGAGCACCAGAAGATTCTGGAGGCCCTCGAAAAAAGCCTGCCCATCCGGTTCTAG
- the pheS gene encoding phenylalanine--tRNA ligase subunit alpha — MSSELKSFLEGLDSLAQDCASRKGQACSLKELEELRIEFLGRKGKLAQIMGRLGKLDVADKPAAGKKANEVKQAVTGMIDAWEAELHAAESGQALSRFDPSMPGRKPWAGSLHPVTLVMDEIASILVGLGFEHAAGPEVENDWHNFEALNMPPDHPARDMQDTLYVSDKIVLRTHTSGMQIRSMLKRKPPVAVIAPGKVYRRDSDLTHTPMFHQIEGLLVDRNVSMGDLRGTLTVFVRKVFGPKTEVRFRPSFFPFTEPSAEVDISCVMCGGKGETDGKTCRVCKGTGWVEILGCGMVDPNVFKSVGYDPEVYTGFAFGLGVERVAMLKYGINDLRMFFENDVRFLEQFA; from the coding sequence GTGAGTAGTGAATTGAAGTCCTTCCTGGAAGGACTCGACAGCCTGGCCCAGGATTGCGCTTCGCGCAAGGGCCAGGCTTGTTCGTTAAAGGAACTGGAGGAACTCCGCATAGAGTTCCTGGGCCGGAAGGGTAAGCTCGCCCAGATCATGGGTCGCCTCGGCAAGCTCGACGTCGCCGACAAACCCGCAGCGGGCAAGAAGGCCAACGAGGTCAAACAGGCGGTCACCGGTATGATCGACGCCTGGGAGGCCGAGCTGCACGCGGCGGAGTCCGGTCAGGCTCTGTCGCGCTTCGATCCTTCCATGCCGGGCCGCAAGCCGTGGGCCGGTTCCCTGCATCCCGTGACCCTGGTCATGGACGAAATCGCCTCCATTCTGGTCGGGCTCGGCTTTGAGCACGCCGCCGGTCCCGAGGTGGAAAACGACTGGCACAACTTCGAGGCCCTGAACATGCCGCCGGACCATCCGGCCCGCGACATGCAGGATACCTTGTACGTGTCGGACAAAATCGTCCTGCGTACCCACACCTCGGGAATGCAGATTCGCAGTATGCTCAAGCGTAAGCCTCCGGTGGCCGTCATCGCCCCGGGCAAGGTCTACCGCCGCGACTCGGACCTGACCCACACCCCCATGTTCCACCAGATCGAAGGGCTGCTGGTCGACCGCAATGTTTCCATGGGCGACCTCCGCGGCACTCTGACCGTGTTCGTGCGCAAGGTCTTCGGTCCCAAAACCGAAGTCCGCTTCCGTCCGAGCTTCTTCCCGTTCACCGAGCCTTCGGCCGAGGTGGACATCTCGTGCGTCATGTGCGGCGGCAAGGGCGAGACCGACGGGAAGACCTGCCGGGTGTGCAAGGGCACGGGCTGGGTCGAGATTCTGGGCTGCGGCATGGTCGATCCCAACGTGTTCAAGTCCGTGGGGTACGACCCCGAGGTCTACACGGGTTTCGCCTTCGGGCTCGGCGTCGAGCGCGTCGCCATGCTGAAGTACGGCATCAACGACCTGCGCATGTTCTTCGAGAACGACGTCCGCTTCCTGGAACAGTTCGCCTAG
- the rplT gene encoding 50S ribosomal protein L20, with product MRVKRGVAAKRRHNKYLKMAKGYRGAGSRLYRTARERVEKALCHAYKDRKRKKREFRKLWIMRINAAARINGMSYSRLMDGLKKAGIELNRKVLADMAVRDPQVFAKIAEAAKAKVS from the coding sequence ATGAGAGTAAAGCGTGGAGTTGCCGCCAAGCGGCGTCACAACAAATATCTGAAAATGGCCAAGGGTTACCGCGGCGCAGGCTCCCGCCTGTACCGCACCGCTCGTGAGCGTGTGGAAAAGGCTCTGTGCCATGCCTACAAGGACCGGAAGCGCAAGAAGCGCGAGTTCCGGAAGCTGTGGATCATGCGCATCAACGCCGCCGCCCGCATCAACGGCATGTCCTACAGCCGCTTGATGGATGGCCTGAAGAAGGCCGGCATCGAGCTGAACCGCAAGGTTCTGGCGGATATGGCAGTGCGCGACCCGCAGGTGTTCGCCAAGATCGCAGAGGCAGCCAAGGCCAAAGTGAGCTAA
- the rpmI gene encoding 50S ribosomal protein L35: MPKIKTRRAAAKRFSKTATGKFKRRRKNLRHILTKKNAKRKRRLGQSTTVDSTNMKAVRRQLPNG; this comes from the coding sequence ATGCCTAAGATCAAAACCCGCCGTGCAGCCGCCAAGCGGTTTTCCAAGACCGCTACCGGTAAGTTCAAGCGCCGCCGCAAGAATCTCCGGCACATTCTGACCAAGAAGAATGCCAAGAGAAAGCGTCGCCTGGGCCAGTCCACTACCGTGGACTCTACCAATATGAAGGCTGTTCGTCGTCAGTTGCCCAACGGCTAG
- the infC gene encoding translation initiation factor IF-3 → MRRDQKREDLVRRNERIRIPKVRVVDDDGEQLGVMATRDALDRAREKGLDLVEVAPNADPPVCKIMDYGKFKYQQQKKLQEAKKKQTVIKIKEVKFRPKTDEHDYQTKLKNIVKFLEGGDRCKVTIFFRGREIVHKDRGLAMLERVVVDTQDLAKVESKPMSEGRTMTMMLAPVKK, encoded by the coding sequence ATCCGCCGCGACCAGAAGAGGGAAGACCTGGTCCGGCGCAACGAAAGGATTCGCATCCCCAAGGTGCGGGTCGTGGATGATGACGGTGAGCAGCTTGGTGTCATGGCAACCCGCGACGCGCTTGATCGCGCCCGGGAAAAGGGTCTTGATCTCGTGGAGGTCGCGCCCAACGCCGACCCGCCTGTCTGCAAGATCATGGATTACGGAAAGTTCAAGTACCAGCAGCAGAAGAAGCTGCAGGAAGCTAAGAAGAAACAGACCGTAATCAAGATCAAGGAAGTCAAGTTCCGGCCCAAGACCGACGAGCACGATTACCAGACCAAGCTCAAGAATATCGTCAAGTTCCTGGAGGGCGGCGACCGTTGCAAGGTTACCATCTTCTTCCGGGGACGTGAAATAGTCCATAAGGACCGCGGGCTTGCCATGCTCGAACGAGTCGTAGTGGACACCCAAGATTTAGCCAAAGTCGAGAGCAAGCCCATGTCGGAAGGACGGACCATGACAATGATGCTCGCTCCGGTGAAAAAATAG